The following DNA comes from Castanea sativa cultivar Marrone di Chiusa Pesio chromosome 10, ASM4071231v1.
caaaaaccaacCCTCATTAGGTAttccaaatctcaaaaaatttgCCACACAGTTACAGTACCGTCTTAAATATGAGACAGTACGGACATCAATGCCAAAAATATTTTGGcttatttaattagtttttctctctcctgcCATTAGATATCTCTCTCTCCATCTACAACACAGCTCTCCTGGAGCCACCGATCTTGCCTGGAGCCGCCGCCCGccgacctctctctctctctctcttttggtgGTTGTGGTAGTGTTTCTAATGGTGGTTGACTGATCTTGGTTGAAGGTGGTGGGTTGATCGTGTTGTGGGTGTGAGATTTGGGATGGTCTCATATCGGGTTGTGGTGGTTGATGTTGTGgcgtggtttttttttttttttttttttttttttttgtagcaatGGCTGATATTGGTGGTCGGTGGTTGATTTTGTAGGGGTGGTTAATTTTGTGGGGGTGGTCAGTGGTCGGTGGTTGTAGGCTATGGCGGTTGATTTGTGGGTGTGGGTGGTGGaggattgtgtgtgtgtgtgtgtgtgtgtgtgtgtgtatatttgtaaaagtttttttagattattttaatgtgttggatatattattttaatgtgttgaggGAAAAATAGAATATCTGATGAATGGAgtattgtaaagtggtgtgttaaaatgataaagtaggcttttggtgtgttaaaatgacattttttataagagagttgatgagaatgctcttactcttcaatatcaataatttttaaagaccAAAACTTTGTACAATATTTTGAGCATTGCACATAAGGTTTtttaattacatttaaaaatagagTTGTATGAAATTTAATTGTTCTTggaaaaaataacattatttatgtttaattgATCAATGTAACCAtatgtttgaatttgattgaaaaaCTTAATGTATTATTCCTAAGAAATTGTTCTaagttttgtcaattttataaatatatttggtTAATTCTGTTGTCCAAAGTATTAAGAAATttagtagttttattatatttatattattttaacaatctaatgtaatttttagttttgatgaAAACTTGGTCTTGCACagatgttagaattatggtaaaataataaaatatattattttttaatagtttaggcTTTAGAGACAATTGGTAATTAATCAAGATATCAAACTAGGTGGTCTTGAGTTAAAAAGTTATCTGCTCTACTtctaatttaaaagttaaaaattccACGTGTTAGGTCCCATTTGTTTGAATTCACAAGGTAGAGAAGTGTtagaattatatttaaataattaaattcatcatttcgtAATAATTTAGGCTTTTGTTACACTAATAATTCATCACGCGTGCTTATTCTATAACgtgatgtattttattatttattcctaattattagtaaaatatttgatttaatttatagattgattttttattaatgtGTGTGTCACATTTCTAACTAGACCTCCGTTTAAAATGGTTTTGCATGGGACCCAAGTTATGTGGTATTTTGCAAGTCTTCCGCCAATCTTCAAGGCTTAGCTTtacaacaatataattttttgctttGGACACGGAAAAATTGGCTTAGAATGAAGTTGATTTTCATTTGGAGATATGAACAACATAAGTTTGAGATAAGACTAGGTCACACATTTCTAACTAGACCTCCGTTTAAAATGGTTTTGCATGGGACCCAAGTTGTGTGGTGTTTTGCAAGTCTTCCGCCAGTCTTCAAGGCTTAGCTTtacaacaatataattttttgctttGGACACGGAAAAATTGGCTTAGAATGAAGTTGATTTTCATTTGGAGATATGAACAACATAAGTTTGAGATAAGACTAGGTCGCACATTTCTAACTAGACCTCCATTTAAAATGGTTTTGCATGGGACCCAAGTTATGTGGTGTTTTGCAAGTCTTCCACTAGTCTTCAAGGCTTAGCTTtacaacaatataattttttgctttGGACACAGAAAAATTGGCTTAGAATGAAGTTGATTTTCATTTGGAGATATGAACAACATAAGTTTGAGATAAGATTAGGTCGCATATTTCCAACCATCACCTCAAATAAAAGCGTCTTCAagttcaataataaaaaaactcacaAGATTGTAAAATCGAGTTAAATGATATGTTACATCTTCCAATTTTCCGGGGACTCTAGAGAAAAATTGACTTGTTCTATATGTGAGACACCACCAATAACATTGCAACTAGGTGGTACATTGTACTTGAATACAAATTCtctatactattttttttgttccactTTATGTTCCATCAATCATAACCTGTCATGAATTTGTttaactttccttataaaatagtCAAAGTTtaaaagggaagaaaataaacatatgacAAGCTGTGATTGGTGAAACATAGAGTGGAACACAAATTGTgatacaaagaatttgtattcATTGCACTTATGACTTCTCTATGCTTACATGTAAAACAAATATTCATGTATAAGAGTATCCTCAGCAGTGgagctatttttttagttatttggcaccacaaaaaactactttatctattttgcatattcattttacaaaacatccagcAGCAGTGgatttattttagctttcaacacaataaaataatataaacatcacaataaaataatatatctactataataaaataatacatcccacCACCCAAAAAACACCACAAATAGCACAATCCACAACCACTGCCAACCAAGAACAACCACCCAACAACAACTAGCAAGCCAAAAACAACCACCCACAACCACtgccaaaaatccaaattagccAAAAACTACCACACAAATCACCACGAACCCCAGAGAAACAACTGGGGCATTAAGTTTTTAACTATCGTGATATATCCAGAGAGAAATTCTCTATTTTGGGTTCTGGGGTTGCtttgtttgggttttgaggAAGGCTAATTAGAAAGAAATAAACCATTTAGGGACAAAGATTGGTTTTGTGTCCTCAAACAATGTCAGTAATGGAGCTGGGTCTACGGTGTGGAGCTAGGTTGGCAATGTCGGTAGCGAGGGGAGATGGAGAAcaaaccagagagagagaactgGCAGCGTTGAGGACTAGGCGATGagggagagggaaaaaaaaaagcatttgaaggaaaaaggaagaaagaagagaagccggagagagagaaaaagaaagaagagataaaacagttttttagtgagagaagagagagagagtttaataaaattttagctaTCGCTCCACTATTGTTAAcatgcatttttgtgttttagtgaagctaaaataacaatatagctatttagggcccgtttggtacatgtgtttaaaaactgaaaattattgtttgaaaacatttatgaaaatacgtataggtgaaaaaatgtgtagaaatacatgtaatgttatttagaaactaaaaattgttgtttaaaaacacaaaccaaacaaccCCTTAGCTTCACTGCTACTAATGCTAATTGTACTAGCCCTGAATCTTGTCTATAAAAGAAACTTACTCCTAGTTTCGAAATCATCTGGGCGCTAACAAAGTTTGTTAAAGATAATTAACATGGGTTCATCAGTGTGGCCCTTCATGTCTAAGCACTTGCTTCTCCTCTTGTTGATTTTTCATTATCTAAATAGTCTGTCCATTTCAACTCAGCCACTGTGCAAAGATTTTGAGAGTTTTGCCCTGTTGCAATTCAAGCAAAGCTTTGCAATCAATGTGAGCGCTTCTGATGATCCTTCTGCTTATCCAAAGATTTCATCGTGGAAGGCCGAAGAAAGGAACGATTGTTGTTCGTGGGATGGCGTCCTATGTGATAGAGTTACAGGTCATGTGATTGGTCTTGACCTTAGTAGCAATTATCTTTATGGCTCCATCAACCCCAGCAGCAGCCTTTTCCATCTTGTGCACCTTCAGAAGCTCAATCTCGCTGACAATGACTTCAATTATTCTCAAATTCCCCCAAGTATCAGGTACCTCTCAAACTTAACATATCTCAACCTCTCTATATCTGTCTTCAGTGGTCAAATTCCACCAGAAATCTTTGAGCTGTCCAAGTTGGCTTCCCTTGATCTCGCATTCAATCGATTGAAGCTCCATAAACCCAGCCTAAAAGGTCTTGTTGAGAACTTAACCAGCCTCAAACTTCTTTATCTCAGGGAGGTGGACATATCTTCCCCAGTACCTCATATCTTGGCACACTTGTCTTCTTTGACAAATCTTGACTTAGGAGGCTGTGGACTGTATGGTGAATTTCCCTCACAGATTTTCAAGTTACCCAATCTTCAAGTCCTTTTTGTTGGATATAATCCAAATCTCACTGGATATCTACCAGAATTTCACACTCACAGTCCCCTTCTATCATTGATGCTTAAACATACGGGTTTCTCTGGTAAGCTACCGGATTCAATTGGAAACCTAAAGTCcttgtataaattaaatatCGCTGCTTGCTATTTCTCTGGTTTGATACCAACTTCACTTGGTAACCTTACCAATCTCATCAATTTGCGTCTTGCATCCAATAATTTTAGGGGTCAAATTCCCTTTTCATTGACCAACCTCACACAACTCAGTCACCTAAATCTTTCCTACAATGCTTTCAGCCCACAGACCTTAACTTGGCTTGGTAAACAaacaaaacttacttttttgAACTTAGAAGCTGTCAATTTATATGGTGCCATTCCATCTTTCCTTAAGAACATGACCCAACTTGCCAAATTGAGCCTAGCGAGTAATAATTTAACTGGTCAAATTCCGTCTTGGCTTGTAAACCTCACCCATATAACTTCTTTGTCACTTAATGATAATCAATTTACTGGGACGgtgaattttggtttgtttcACAAGCTCAAAAATCTTACTCACCTCCAGCTTTCGGAAGTCCATTTATCATTCCCCATCAATTCGACTTTCGAAGCCAGTTTTCCGAAGCTGAAACTTTTGGCATTGGTAGCATGTAACTTGACTGAGATCCCAAATTTATTGCGTTACCAGGATGAATTGGAGATTGTGGATCTCCATCGCAACAAAATTGGAGGTCAAATACCAAAATGGATATTCGACATGGGGAAAGAGACTTTGTTGGGTCTTGATCTAAGTTCCAACTTAATTACAGGTTTTGAGTCCTTCAACAATACTCCGCGTGTTCTTCAATGGGGTAGTTTATTGACTTTGTGCCTCGGTTCCAACAAGCTGCAAGGACCACTCCCAATTCCACCGCCATCCATCGCCCTTTATACTGTCACATACAATACATTGATCGGAGAAATCTCACCACTGTTTTGCAATCTTAGGTCAATTGTATTACTGAATCTCTCACACAACAACTTGAGTGGCATGCTTCCACAATGTTTTAGCAACTTGAGTGAATTCTTGTTAATTTTGGATTTACATAACAACAATTTGCATGGCACACTTCCTGCAACATACAAGGAAGGGTGTGGGTTGAAGCTGATGGATGTGAGTTACAATCGACTCGAAGGGTGGGTACCAAGATCATTGTCCAATTGCAAAATGCTGGAGATTCTTCTTCTTGGTAACAATCGGTTTGGTGATATTTTTCCTCCTTGGTTGGGAAAGCTGCCAATGTTGAGGGCTCTAAGTCTACGATCTAATGGCTTCCAGGGTGCTATTGGGAAACCTGAAAGTATTCTTGAATTCCCCAGGTTGCAAATCATTGATGTCTCTTGCAATAACTTTACAGGTAAGTTGCCATCAGAATACTTTCAAATTTGGAACTCCATGAAAGTTTCCAATGCTAGCAACTTGACATATATGAAAGTAATCGCTTGGACCACATCAGTGGAATACAATTGGGAGTTTCCTTTTCATTACTCAATTGTAATGACAAACAAGGGCATCCAAACAGAATATGAGAAGATTCAAGGATTTCTTATAGCCATTGATCTCTCAAGTAATAGATTTGAAGGAGAAATTTCAGAAGTCATTGGAAATCTAAAGGGACTTCATTCACTCAACTTATCCAACAACATTCTTAGTGGTTGTATCCCATCATCTTTGGGAAACTTAACGGGACTTGAATCTTTGGACCTTTCTCAAAACAAACTCTCAGGAGAGATTCCTCAGCGATTATTACAACTCACATTTCTTGGGATCTTCAATGTCTCAAATAACCATCTCATAGGGCCTATTCCACAAGGTCAACAATTCTCTACATTTCCAAATGATTCATATTTGGGAAACACAGAATTGTGTGGTATCCCTTTGACCAAGAAATGCAAAATTCATGAGCCTTTGACACAGCCACAACCAAATTCCAAACAAGATGaagttttaaatttctcaaGTAAATCTGACTGGGTTGTCATAATGATGGGTTATGGAAGTGGGTTAATAATTGGGTTTGTTATTGGGCAAAACCTAACCATAAGAAAGTTGGAGTGGGTGTTCAAGAATTTAAGAAGACAGTAAAAATGAATTATGAAGGGCAAGCATAAAGGGATGTAGCAGTTATATTTGATTCACCAAGATTTTCTTCAGATATTTTCGCCCATGAATCTAGTGTCtataatgtatatatatttttgcattGTAccgttttttctttttcttttctatatttttaaatgttatgGTGGCATTAAAAGATTGAATGTTTGATGCGTATGAAGGTCTGCAACCCTTGGCAAAAATGAAATTATGCAGCTAAATAAATAGTAACTTCAATTTCATTTGGGATTGATAAAAACATGGGCCTAGAATAAGATAAAGTATTTTAATCTATTACTGATAGATGTTACCAATGCCTAAGCACACAAAACTGgctattagaattttttttcttaacaaagTTAAGCCaaatattcttctaaaaaaaaaaagagttcagccaaatatataataaaaaagttttaagttcGAAGAGTAATATATATGTTACAAGCTTACATAAAAAAGTATTGAATTGACACCTTCTAGTGTGTCCATGACATTTAAGGTTCAAATCACCCCTCTCGCATGAGTTCCAgctaactcaactggtaaagtttctaatagttgaataagagatttggaatTCAATTCCTACCTATAccaaaactaattggtgtcttagtctgataataaagagttattatcaagaGCAGACGCTAAACTTATTTGAAACTAATAACATGAAACAAGACATTTTTtccattgaaaaatataattgtagaTTTGCTCTTTTTTGGTATAAGTAAATTAGAATTGCTTAATCTACCAATGACATTCACTAATTAGTTACATGTTGCATCAACAAAATTTTCCCTATATAACTTCAAGTGAGTTGATGCTTCCTTTGCTCCGAAAATTGTAGATgactttagaaaagaaaaaaggaagcaTCAACTCACTTGAAGTCATATAATGGCAACACAAATTGTCattgagccaaaaaaaaatttgtagttacATGCTGCATCAATACAATTTTCCATTAATATAACATTTATCCTCAGCTTCACAAATTGcaaatgactaaaaaaaatgaagtaccAATTCAATTGAAGTTAAGTAAAGACAACACTAATTGTCattgagaaaaacaaaaagaataattgtaaaacaaaagaataattgTGTTGGACTTAGGAAGCAGTAATTGCATATGCTAATTCCAATGAACTTGAGTCTCTTAGGCTCTGCCAGCACATTGAACTCGAGTCTCTTAGGCTCGAGCAACTACAATGaactcgagtctaaaagactggAAATGATAGTTTGctaatatgttttgaaaacctgctaactaatgaaattgttcCTAAAATGGTGTTGTTTTGCCAATAATTCCTGGGATGAAGTGAAATTGACAAACATGGGAGAAGAAGCAATCtgagttttttttaagattaggAGAAAACGGGAGAACACAAGAGAGGATATGAATCAATAGtcacaattaaaataataccagCAATGGCGGAGCTAGAATTTCAAGTTAGGGGGGGCAAGATTGAAGGTAGAATTAATCTAAGATAAATTAATCGATACTAAATACACACAATTTAAACATGTAATTGggaactttaaaataaattggaaaaataaagcaacgtaaaaatattaagaatatagCAATATGCTTATGAAGTTTTATTCGGTTATACGCAACTCAATGCCATGAATTCTTCTAAAATTTCAtatagatatttttattttttttatgtcgTTAAAATTCGAGTTTATAGCAAAAACTCAAGTTTGATATTGAAAAGGTTGATAACTAGAGAAAAAATTGTAAGCTGGAAACCAACTGGTGAGGCGCTAAAGTAGGCACATTACACATAAACatagattttttctttcaaaatccaagccagtattttttttttttagtcgtAGTTGGCAATGTAGCGTGCAAAAAAAGGTACTATTAGATGGGACCCattatgtaaaaaaatgttGCCATGTGAATGTAAAATTGTCTGACAATTGTTGACAagctaataaatataaataaaaa
Coding sequences within:
- the LOC142612862 gene encoding receptor-like protein 7, with protein sequence MGSSVWPFMSKHLLLLLLIFHYLNSLSISTQPLCKDFESFALLQFKQSFAINVSASDDPSAYPKISSWKAEERNDCCSWDGVLCDRVTGHVIGLDLSSNYLYGSINPSSSLFHLVHLQKLNLADNDFNYSQIPPSIRYLSNLTYLNLSISVFSGQIPPEIFELSKLASLDLAFNRLKLHKPSLKGLVENLTSLKLLYLREVDISSPVPHILAHLSSLTNLDLGGCGLYGEFPSQIFKLPNLQVLFVGYNPNLTGYLPEFHTHSPLLSLMLKHTGFSGKLPDSIGNLKSLYKLNIAACYFSGLIPTSLGNLTNLINLRLASNNFRGQIPFSLTNLTQLSHLNLSYNAFSPQTLTWLGKQTKLTFLNLEAVNLYGAIPSFLKNMTQLAKLSLASNNLTGQIPSWLVNLTHITSLSLNDNQFTGTVNFGLFHKLKNLTHLQLSEVHLSFPINSTFEASFPKLKLLALVACNLTEIPNLLRYQDELEIVDLHRNKIGGQIPKWIFDMGKETLLGLDLSSNLITGFESFNNTPRVLQWGSLLTLCLGSNKLQGPLPIPPPSIALYTVTYNTLIGEISPLFCNLRSIVLLNLSHNNLSGMLPQCFSNLSEFLLILDLHNNNLHGTLPATYKEGCGLKLMDVSYNRLEGWVPRSLSNCKMLEILLLGNNRFGDIFPPWLGKLPMLRALSLRSNGFQGAIGKPESILEFPRLQIIDVSCNNFTGKLPSEYFQIWNSMKVSNASNLTYMKVIAWTTSVEYNWEFPFHYSIVMTNKGIQTEYEKIQGFLIAIDLSSNRFEGEISEVIGNLKGLHSLNLSNNILSGCIPSSLGNLTGLESLDLSQNKLSGEIPQRLLQLTFLGIFNVSNNHLIGPIPQGQQFSTFPNDSYLGNTELCGIPLTKKCKIHEPLTQPQPNSKQDEVLNFSSKSDWVVIMMGYGSGLIIGFVIGQNLTIRKLEWVFKNLRRQ